The Methanococcoides sp. LMO-2 region CATCGAGCAGGGACTCGGGGAAGTGTTCTACGAGTTCAGTGAGCCTGTTGTCTGCCGTTGCGGAACTCCCTGTGTTGTCAACATGGTCAAAGGACAGTGGTTCCTTAACTATTCCAACCCTGAATGGAAGGACAAGGTCTACCGCTGCATCGAGAACATGGATATCATCCCTGAGGAACTCAGGGTCGAGTTCAACAACAAGGTCGACTGGCTCAAGGACAAGGCATGTGCCAGGAAAAAGGGTCTTGGAACACTTCTTCCATTTGACAAGAACTGGCTTATCGAGTCCCTTGGAGATTCCACCATCTACATGTCATACTATGTGGTTGCCAAGTTCATAGCAGCAGGAATCGAAACGGAACAGCTGGTTCCCGAACTGTTCGATTATGTGCTTCTTGGAAAAGGAACTGCACAGGATGCTGAAGCAGCAAGTGGTGTCAGTGCAGATACCATTGAACAGATCCGCAGTGATTTCGAATACTGGTATCCTGTTGACCTGAGATCATCAGGAAAGGACCTGATACCAAACCACCTCCTCTTCTTCCTGTTCCACCACGTTGCGATCTTTGATGAGGATAAATGGCCACGTGCTATCGCCATCAATGGTTTCGTATCACTTGAAGGACAGAAGATGAGCAAGTCCAAGGGACCATTGCTCACACTCAGCGAAGCTGTGGGTTCCTACGGTGCAGATATTTCAAGGATGTACATCCTCTCCAGTGCTGAACAGATGCAGGATGCTGACTGGAAGAACAGCGGCATAGAATCTGCAAGAAAGCAGATCGACAGGTACTACAAACTTGCAAAGGAGATCATCGGATCAGGTGCCACCTCAGGTATCGGAAGCGATATGAAAGGCATTGACAGGTGGATGCTGAGCAGACTGCAGCAGCGTATCCTTGAGACGAACGAAGCCCTGGGAACCATCAGGACAAGGCATGCATTACAGAACTCCTTCTTCCTGCTGCTCAATGATCTGAAGTGGTACCAGAAACGTGGCGGAAGCGTGCTTCTCTATGACATACTTGAGACCTGGGTACGCCTTATGGCACCGTTCACTCCTCACGTATGTGAAGAGATATGGGAAGCAATGGGCAAGGAAGGAATGGTATCTCTTGCAGGTTACCCGGCATATGATGAAACACTTGTAGACACCAGTGCTGAGTTCACAGAAGAACTTATCAGTGGTACAATATCAGATGTTGACGAGATCATCAGGGTCACAAAGATAACACCACAGAAAGCAGTCCTTTACACAGCACCGGAATGGAAGACAACGGCCTTTAAAAAAGCACTTGCAATGCAGAAGGAAGGCGACCTCAACCCCGGCGTGCTGATAAAGGAACTTATGAGCGATCCGGAAATGAGACGCTATGGAAAGGAAGTGCCTAAATTTGCACAGAAGATCGTTGGAGATATCACTTCCATGAGCGAAGAGTCGTTCAACACACTGACAAGCTTCGAACTTGATGAAAAGGTTGCTCTTGAAGAGAACAAGGATTTCTTTGAGAAGGAGATCGGATGTCCTGTTGAGGTATATTCAGCTGACGATGCAGAATATGACCCTGAGAACAAGGCAAAGTTCGCCTATCCATTAAGGCCGGCGATCTATCTGGAATAAGGTGAAAGGGTTGTCCCTTCACCAATATTAATTTTTAAAACTATTTTTTAGAAAAAGAGTAGCTTAGATAAGGGTTACCTGTTTGGTCTTAGGTACAAGACCGCTCAGATCTGACATGTCCTTTGCCAGCGCGATCAAAACAGAATTTGTCAGCTCATTGAGCTTGTCCGTTGTTGAATTTAGATCGATCTCATATGCAGGATCGGAATCCGGGACCTTTATCCTTTTAATTGACCTTCTAAGATCGCGAATATCCTTACCGGTTGTTTCTTTGACCGCTACCAGAGAACTACGATGCTTTCTTATGTGTGGGTCATTCACACCCATGATCTTTAGTTCTTCCTTAAAAATTGGCCTCTCAAATATGGAAGATAAAATGCAGACCGCTACGGGGAAACGGGCATCCGGATCCAGTGAATGCAGGTGTTTAGCCATCAGGGAATAAAGATCATTATCCAGTGTTTCGGATCCTTCCACACAGACATAGATCTTTGAGGGAGGAATTTCCACCTCATTGAGCTTGTTCATATCTCTGAGCGCGCGAAGATAACCTGTCAGAATAAGACGATGTTCATCAAAACCCTCTGCTTTCAGCTCTCTGCTAATCCCGCTGATGGACAGTTGCTTCTTTTCGAGTATCCTGCATATCTTCGTGTAGAGGTCTTCAGTCATAATAACTAACCAATATTGGTAACAGAATTGGATAAATGTATCGGTCAATTTAAATGGTAAAGCATCATTACAACAGCCATCATAAAGCAAAAAAATGAGCCCGGGAATGACCTTCCCACAACACATTTATTTACTTAGAGTTGTATATGTACCCTAGCACAGTCAATTCTAGAACTTGACTTTACTTTAATCAACGTTGATCCCCCCACACTTACCCTAATACGAGGTATTGATAATGCCCAAAAGGACTCGAATTATAAATGATCCCTCAGAACTAGTTCCCCTTCTCCAAACCTTTCAGTCAGCGCAACACAAACAGGTGTTCAATCTTCTTTTAGTCGAATGGATGACAAAAGGAGATCTTGAAGAAAAAATGGGTTGTGATGTTTCCGAAAGTATCACAATATTAAAAGAATGTGGCTTACTCGAAAGCCAGTGGCATATGCCGGAACCGGGCAAAAAACCTGAAAAAGAGTACCATTCATCTTATTCTAAAGTACAGTCAAACTTCCAGTGTTCTTTTGAAGACCTTAGCGATATCATAATGCTCACATTCCATCCTTACGACGAAATAAAAGATCTCATCGAGGAACTGGAAGAACTTGTCGAGAAGGGCAACCATTCCATGAGCAGCCTGACACGTTCAATGAACAAGAGTCCGATATATGTACGTGCTCTGGCAAGAAGGTCACCAAAACTCACTGTAATGGGACAGAGACTTAAGATCAATGAGGAAACTGAATGATAGACATTCTTCAAAGCAAAAGCGGCATCACCAAATTTCAGATACTGACTGAAGTTGCTGCCCATCAACCAAATGTTCGCCAGAAAGAGATCGCTGAAAAGATTGGTGTGACACCACAAGCTGTTTCCGAATATATCAAGGAACTTACAGCAGAAGGTTTCATCTATTCCGATGGAAGGGTAAGATACCGAATTACAAAAAAGGGTGTCGAATGGGTTCTTGAAAATGCAGCCGACATGAAGCGTTATGCTAATTTTGTCATGAGTGACATCATCAGTCATGTCTCCACATGGACAGCCATAGCAGACGAAGATATCGAAAAGGGGGAAAATGTATATCTTCAAATGAGAGGCGGCTTACTTTATGTGAGTAAAACGACCGAGACCGGGGCAACAGGAATAACCATATCAGCCGCTGAAAAAGGCGATGATGTGGGTGTCACCAACCTTTTGGGCATGATCGATCTTGAGAATGCCAGTATTACGGTCTGCAAAGTACCACGCAGTGAGCGTGGAGGTTCACGCAATGTCGACCTTGAAAGACTGCAAAAACTTGCCAGTTCAAAATCATATATAGCAGCCATAGGTGTCGAGTCCCTTGTTGCTATGAAAAAGGTTGACATAATACCAGACGTCATGTACGGTGCAAAAGAATCAGTTGTAGAGGCAGCCTTCCACGGCTTATCATCCCTGGTACTTGCAATTGATGAAGAAGTACCCCAGATCATGAGCAGACTGGAAATGGAAAATCTGGAATACGAACTGGTTGACCTTACCCTGCAGTGAACCGTCAGCATACACTTTAAGCAGAATTAGGACCCCAATATGAAGATCATTGCTGTTTCTGATACACACCTCAGGGGAGGTACCATCCCCCCTACGTTCAAGAGCCTCATTGATGATTGCGATATATTGCTCCATGCAGGGGATTTTACAACAATGGAGTGTTACCAGGCCTTTGCTTCCACAGGTAAGCTCAAAGCGGTACACGGGAATTCTGATGATCGTGAACTAAAGGAACTGTTGCCTGAGAAGCTCGTGTTCGATGTTGATGGTGTGAAATTCGGGCTCGTCCATGAAGGAGCACTATCTATTATGGACACAACCCCACTGCGTTACCTGGCACTCGAAATGGGAGTGGACGTCCTCGTATTTGGACATATACACAGACCACTTATCGAACAGAGTGATGTGATACTTATCTGCCCAGGCTCTCCCACAAGCCCCCGTATGTCCGACCCATCTGTTGTGGAAATCACTATTGACAATGGTAATGTCTCTGCGAACATAGTAGAGATAGAAGGACATTCATGCGGATATATTGATTTTTCCCGCAAGCTTAAGGATAAAAGCTGAAAAGAATTAAAGGATGCGGTTTACACGTCCGCACCATTAATTGTTTCTATTTTGAACATAGTACCCGTATCAAGAAGACTTAAGTGTACTTTGTCACCGAATCCAAGGATCTCGTCAAGATCAACGCTGTTACCCCAGTCATAGACATAATCGTATGCCCCCTGGATCGGTTTGAAACCCATTGACATCAATCTTTTGTTTACTTCTGAAGGACTGGCACCATCGCTACTGAACCATATCAACAGGTATGTCTTCATGTTATCACCCAATTATAAGAACGAGAACCGGATTTATCATTTTTGTGGTTAAAAAATAGCTACTGCACACATAATGTGCAGTATACATAACTTGGATTTTCAGATCGTTTCCTTCAGTGATACAAGGGCTTCTTTTACCATCGAGGAATACTTTACAGCGTCTGTATTGTAGTGTTCCTTTGCCTTGACCACATTCGGATCCATACTGTCAAGCTCCCTGATACGTTCAAGGGTCCTTCTTGCAGTGTCTGCAACCCAGAGATCACGTGTTGCACCATCCACCAGTGAAATCGATTCAGGCCTGACGGATGTCAGGACAGTACCCTCCGCTGTTGCATAGGTACTTGGCTTTCCTACTATCGCAATAAAGGCAGGTGTCTCACATTCTGAAAGGAACTGCGCTGCCTCGGGCTGATACTGCCCTGCATATATCATAAAGGAACCAGTTGGATCTGATACCCGACCCCTCCAGTATTCTGAATCAGTCCCTATATCCTCTTTTTCTATCAGAGTACCCACGATGAAAAGGCGATTGACCTTTGCACCGGTAGGAGTTAAAAGATACTGTGGAGAGTACTGGTCATCACCGTCCTTGAACGTCAGACTGGATTCCCTTAGTTCCTGTGCAAAGATACGACGTGAAACTTCCCTTACATATCCGGCCATTTACAACACCTCCGCCTCTGAAATAAGTTCATCAATCGTTTCCGGACTCAGCTCCGTCTGATCTTCGATAGAATCAACAAGGATGTAACGATCCATCTTGGAACCTGTAACAGTGAAATACCTGCCCAGAAGCTTAAGCCTCATCTGGTCAAGGACAACGCCCTGGTCAAGAGCATCTGCTGCCATGGAGATAGCCTCATCGAGGGTCATGCCGGACAATTGTTCTGCAAGGTCTCTCTTCAGAATTGCTTCCTGTGCAATGTTCCCGTCATCAATAACTGCCTTGATACGAAGGTCATAGACACCATCCACCTTTCCATGCTCCATGCATGCTCCTTTGGTCAGCGCCCTGTTGCACTCAGGACAGCGTTTTATGAGACCGGACCCTGACTGGACATCCACCATCACACCACTGAAGGTAAGAGATGAATTACCAACCTCAACATCCTCATCAAGCTCCTCAATTGAACTGTTCTTGTTAAGAGTAACCTCGAACCGGTCATTCCATTCCTGTGCAACCACGTTATTTAAAAGATAACTTTTTCCCTCTTCAAAGTCAGCGAGATCAGCACTTGTCCATTTAATGAATTTGATAGTACCGGTAGCATCACCTATCAGACCTACCTGGGATATTGATTCATGGGTATTGTCCCAGAGCTGTGATAGTTTCACCCTCATGGAGATCCATTTCCCATCTTCCGTGATATCAGAAACATTCACCATTGGTGCAGGCTGGCCTTCTCCCGGAGAGGACATAACATTGGAAACAACATCGATATCATCAGAGATCTCTTCAATTACAGTGTTCTTGTTAAGGGTTATCTCGAACCTTCCGTTCCATTCATTGATAACAACATTATTGAACTGGTAGCTTTTTCCTT contains the following coding sequences:
- the leuS gene encoding leucine--tRNA ligase, with the protein product MQQDYSSHDIEQKWQQKWNESGVFEAEPDDREKFFITIPYPYLNGNLHAGHTRTFTIGDVVARYRRMLGYNVLYPMGFHVTGTPIVGLAELIQNQDPQTMKVYSQFHGIPMETLTGLDTPEKIVEYFSVEAEKAMRSIGYSIDWRRKFTTTDPTYKKFIEWQFNLLYEKNLIVKGSHPVKWCPNDNNPVEDHDILHGEEATIVDYTLIKFKYDDIVLPCATLRPETTFGVTNLWINPDLEHVKIKVTFEGREEFWVVSKEAYHKLTFTDREVEFIEDVDARSLIGIKVKNPLTEAEVITLPASFVKGENGSGIVMSVPSHAPYDYLAVRDLYEADLSEYGITEELRDLKFISLIKVPEFGDLPAVEAVEQFNVKDQKDPKAEEATKMVYRREFHGGVLKENTGKYAGMAVSKIKDVLTRDLIEQGLGEVFYEFSEPVVCRCGTPCVVNMVKGQWFLNYSNPEWKDKVYRCIENMDIIPEELRVEFNNKVDWLKDKACARKKGLGTLLPFDKNWLIESLGDSTIYMSYYVVAKFIAAGIETEQLVPELFDYVLLGKGTAQDAEAASGVSADTIEQIRSDFEYWYPVDLRSSGKDLIPNHLLFFLFHHVAIFDEDKWPRAIAINGFVSLEGQKMSKSKGPLLTLSEAVGSYGADISRMYILSSAEQMQDADWKNSGIESARKQIDRYYKLAKEIIGSGATSGIGSDMKGIDRWMLSRLQQRILETNEALGTIRTRHALQNSFFLLLNDLKWYQKRGGSVLLYDILETWVRLMAPFTPHVCEEIWEAMGKEGMVSLAGYPAYDETLVDTSAEFTEELISGTISDVDEIIRVTKITPQKAVLYTAPEWKTTAFKKALAMQKEGDLNPGVLIKELMSDPEMRRYGKEVPKFAQKIVGDITSMSEESFNTLTSFELDEKVALEENKDFFEKEIGCPVEVYSADDAEYDPENKAKFAYPLRPAIYLE
- a CDS encoding ArsR family transcriptional regulator, with product MPKRTRIINDPSELVPLLQTFQSAQHKQVFNLLLVEWMTKGDLEEKMGCDVSESITILKECGLLESQWHMPEPGKKPEKEYHSSYSKVQSNFQCSFEDLSDIIMLTFHPYDEIKDLIEELEELVEKGNHSMSSLTRSMNKSPIYVRALARRSPKLTVMGQRLKINEETE
- a CDS encoding winged helix-turn-helix transcriptional regulator, producing MIDILQSKSGITKFQILTEVAAHQPNVRQKEIAEKIGVTPQAVSEYIKELTAEGFIYSDGRVRYRITKKGVEWVLENAADMKRYANFVMSDIISHVSTWTAIADEDIEKGENVYLQMRGGLLYVSKTTETGATGITISAAEKGDDVGVTNLLGMIDLENASITVCKVPRSERGGSRNVDLERLQKLASSKSYIAAIGVESLVAMKKVDIIPDVMYGAKESVVEAAFHGLSSLVLAIDEEVPQIMSRLEMENLEYELVDLTLQ
- a CDS encoding metallophosphoesterase, which codes for MKIIAVSDTHLRGGTIPPTFKSLIDDCDILLHAGDFTTMECYQAFASTGKLKAVHGNSDDRELKELLPEKLVFDVDGVKFGLVHEGALSIMDTTPLRYLALEMGVDVLVFGHIHRPLIEQSDVILICPGSPTSPRMSDPSVVEITIDNGNVSANIVEIEGHSCGYIDFSRKLKDKS
- a CDS encoding RPA family protein, which encodes MAGYVREVSRRIFAQELRESSLTFKDGDDQYSPQYLLTPTGAKVNRLFIVGTLIEKEDIGTDSEYWRGRVSDPTGSFMIYAGQYQPEAAQFLSECETPAFIAIVGKPSTYATAEGTVLTSVRPESISLVDGATRDLWVADTARRTLERIRELDSMDPNVVKAKEHYNTDAVKYSSMVKEALVSLKETI
- a CDS encoding replication protein A, yielding MDKTAENIKNRFLELGVDIPIENITERLDKLITKFKVPLDEARRSVIAYFLKEYNIDRNDFFVSSGSTPLVKINEVNEGGKWVNVRGKVVQLWDNSHESVSQVGLIGDDTGTIKFIKWARDDIPDIQEGKSYQFNNVVINEWNGRFEITLNKNTVIEEISDDIDVVSNVMSSPGEGQPAPMVNVSDITEDGKWISMRVKLSQLWDNTHESISQVGLIGDATGTIKFIKWTSADLADFEEGKSYLLNNVVAQEWNDRFEVTLNKNSSIEELDEDVEVGNSSLTFSGVMVDVQSGSGLIKRCPECNRALTKGACMEHGKVDGVYDLRIKAVIDDGNIAQEAILKRDLAEQLSGMTLDEAISMAADALDQGVVLDQMRLKLLGRYFTVTGSKMDRYILVDSIEDQTELSPETIDELISEAEVL